In Notolabrus celidotus isolate fNotCel1 chromosome 8, fNotCel1.pri, whole genome shotgun sequence, a genomic segment contains:
- the LOC117817521 gene encoding protocadherin beta-16-like — translation MKRQVLVFIFILCLNTVIGQVSYSIPEEMGKGSLVGNIAQDLGLNVRRLKSGKARIYTGDSVQYIELDRERGVLRIKEKIDREALCRQTTPCALHFQITLESPLELFPVTVEITDQNDNPPQVLYPVQTGGSVVAEMVPRAADVGYLVTKVVAVDVDSGQNAWLSYKLQKATDRALFEVGLQNGEIRTIRQVSDKDAVKQRLTVIVEDNGQPSRSATVNVNVAVADSFPEVLSEFTDFTHDKEYNDNLTFYLVLALAVVSFLFITCLVVIISVKIYRWRQSRVMYHSNLPVIPYYPPRYSDTMATGTLPHVYNYEVCRTTDSRRSDCKFGIAGSQNVLIMDPSSTGTMQRIQSEKSILDEPDSPLESF, via the exons ATGAAACGGCAAGTGCTGGTGTTTATCTTCATCCTCTGCCTAAATACGGTGATCGGGCAAGTCAGCTACTCTATTCCAGAAGAAATGGGAAAGGGCTCTTTGGTCGGCAACATAGCTCAAGATTTAGGGTTGAACGTTAGACGGCTGAAGTCTGGTAAAGCTCGTATTTATACGGGAGACAGCGTGCAGTACATCGAGCtggacagagaaagaggagtcCTCcgtattaaagaaaaaatagacCGTGAAGCCCTCTGCAGACAGACAACGCCTTGTGCTTTGCATTTTCAAATAACGTTAGAGAGCCCACTAGAATTGTTTCCAGTTACAGTCGAAATTACGGAT CAGAACGACAACCCCCCTCAGGTCCTGTACCCAGTCCAGACTGGAGGCTCAGTGGTGGCTGAGATGGTTCCTCGTGCAGCAGATGTGGGCTATCTGGTAACTAAAGTGGTCGCTGTTGATGTGGACTCTGGACAGAATGCCTGGCTGTCGTATAAACTGCAGAAAGCCACAGACAGGGCGCTGTTTGAAGTGGGCTTACAgaatggagaaatcagaactatCCGCCAAGTGAGCGATAAAGATGctgtgaaacaaagactgactgtTATAGTGGAGGACAACGGGCAGCCGTCTCGGTCAGCTACAGTCAATGTGAACGTGGCGGTGGCGGACAGCTTCCCTGAAGTGCTGTCAGAGTTCACTGACTTTACCCACGACAAGGAGTACAATGACAACCTGACTTTTTACTTAGTGCTGGCTTTGGCTGTAGTGTCCTTTCTCTTCATCACATGTTTGGTGGTTATTATCTCAGTGAAAATCTACAGATGGAGACAGTCTCGCGTCATGTATCACTCCAATCTCCCTGTGATTCCATATTATCCACCACGTTACTCAGACACCATGGCCACAGGGACTCTGCCACACGTGTACAATTACGAGGTGTGCAGGACGACTGACTCCAGAAGGAGTGACTGTAAGTTCGGCATAGCTGGTAGTCAGAACGTGCTGATCATGGACCCCAGCTCTACAGGGACCATGCAGCGGATACAGAGTGAGAAGAGCATCCTGGACGAACCAGACTCTCCTCTAGAG TCATTCTAA